The Chloroflexota bacterium region GACGATGGCTGAAACCAAAACCCGTTTTAACAAGGATATGATCATTGGTGACGTGCTGAAGGCTCATCCTGGGGCAGAGAAGGTGATCGAGAAGTATTTCGGTTCAGGCTGCTTCACTTGCCCAGGCATGCGCATGGAGTCCATATCCTTTGGGGCTATGATGCACGGTCTTGACCCCGACATCATAGTTAAGGAACTGAACGAGCTGGATTAATAAGGCCGCAAGACAGAGCAAGAGTATAGACCGCAGGAAACACACATTTCTCGGCCAAGGCGACCTGGCGAACACCGCTTCGCTAGATGGTGGGACAACTCTAACCAGGCATAGCACGATGGTGATCTAACTCACCGTTCCTGGCCGACTTCCTCATAAACGGCCAGGGTCTGGCGAGCC contains the following coding sequences:
- a CDS encoding DUF1858 domain-containing protein, with translation MAETKTRFNKDMIIGDVLKAHPGAEKVIEKYFGSGCFTCPGMRMESISFGAMMHGLDPDIIVKELNELD